A window of Leptotrichia wadei contains these coding sequences:
- the lpdA gene encoding dihydrolipoyl dehydrogenase yields MAVEVIMPKAGIDMTEGQIVKWNKKEGEKVEEGEILLEIMTDKTSMELEAEASGYLIKVLKQDGETVPVTEVIGYIGAEGEEAPTGAAPQAAPEPKAAEPVAAAQPAASISNEPKAPKGDDEFDVVVIGGGPAGYVAAIKAAQLGGKVAIVEKVHFGGTCLNKGCIPTKTFLKNAEIIEGIEMAGKRGIILENDKFTIDMPKVVKLKNDIVKTLTNGVQGLLKSNDVKIYNGIGKINVDKDVVVTNDKGETVLRTDKIILAGGSKVGRINIPGIDSPKVLTSDDILDIQQIPKSLAVIGGGVVGIELGQVFNSFGSEVTVVEMMDRIIPGVDRESSETLRKELEKKGMKILTSTAIKEIVDNGDTLTIKVDGKDDIVAEKALLSIGRVPDLEGIGEIDLELENGKVKVDKYMETSVKGIYAPGDINGTRMLAHAAFRMGEIAAENAIQGNHRATRLETNSSASIYTIPSAIYTVPEVAMVGLTEEQAKEKYDVSVGKFAFSGNGRALASGESAGFVKVIADKKYGEILGVHIVGPSAAEIINEASTLMKMEITVDEVIKTIHGHPTYSEALFEACADVLGEAVHLPKKRK; encoded by the coding sequence ATGGCAGTAGAAGTAATTATGCCTAAAGCTGGAATAGACATGACAGAAGGGCAAATCGTGAAATGGAACAAAAAAGAAGGGGAAAAAGTAGAAGAGGGAGAAATCTTACTTGAAATAATGACTGATAAAACAAGTATGGAATTGGAGGCAGAGGCTTCAGGATACTTAATTAAAGTGTTAAAACAAGATGGAGAAACTGTGCCAGTTACGGAAGTTATTGGGTATATTGGAGCTGAAGGAGAAGAAGCACCAACAGGAGCAGCACCTCAAGCGGCACCAGAACCAAAAGCAGCAGAACCAGTGGCAGCAGCTCAACCAGCAGCTTCAATTTCAAATGAACCAAAAGCACCAAAAGGTGATGATGAATTTGATGTAGTTGTAATCGGTGGAGGACCTGCAGGATATGTAGCGGCGATTAAGGCGGCACAATTAGGTGGAAAAGTAGCGATTGTGGAAAAAGTTCATTTTGGAGGAACTTGCTTGAATAAAGGATGTATCCCTACGAAAACATTCTTGAAAAATGCTGAAATTATCGAAGGAATTGAAATGGCTGGAAAAAGAGGGATTATCTTGGAAAACGATAAATTCACAATTGATATGCCAAAAGTTGTTAAATTGAAAAATGATATCGTAAAAACATTGACAAACGGAGTTCAAGGATTATTGAAGAGTAATGATGTTAAGATTTATAACGGTATCGGGAAAATAAATGTTGATAAAGATGTTGTTGTTACAAATGATAAAGGTGAAACAGTATTGAGAACTGATAAAATCATTTTAGCAGGTGGTTCAAAAGTAGGAAGAATCAATATTCCAGGAATTGACAGTCCAAAAGTATTGACAAGTGATGATATTTTAGATATTCAGCAAATTCCTAAATCATTAGCTGTAATTGGTGGAGGAGTAGTTGGAATTGAGTTGGGACAAGTATTTAATTCATTTGGTTCGGAAGTAACTGTTGTGGAAATGATGGATAGAATTATTCCTGGTGTGGATAGAGAATCTTCTGAAACATTGAGAAAAGAATTAGAGAAAAAAGGAATGAAAATCTTGACTTCGACTGCAATTAAAGAGATCGTTGATAATGGAGATACATTGACAATTAAAGTTGATGGTAAAGATGATATTGTGGCTGAAAAAGCGTTATTGTCAATTGGAAGAGTGCCTGATTTAGAAGGAATTGGGGAAATTGACTTGGAATTGGAAAATGGCAAAGTTAAAGTAGATAAATATATGGAAACTAGCGTGAAAGGCATTTATGCACCTGGAGATATTAATGGAACTAGAATGCTGGCACATGCAGCGTTCAGAATGGGAGAAATTGCGGCAGAGAATGCAATTCAAGGAAACCACAGGGCAACAAGACTGGAAACAAATTCTTCAGCTTCAATTTATACTATACCATCAGCAATTTATACTGTACCAGAAGTAGCGATGGTTGGATTGACAGAAGAACAAGCTAAGGAAAAATATGATGTAAGTGTAGGTAAATTTGCATTTTCAGGAAATGGAAGAGCGTTAGCATCAGGAGAATCAGCTGGATTTGTAAAAGTTATTGCAGATAAAAAATATGGAGAAATTTTAGGAGTTCATATCGTAGGGCCTTCAGCTGCTGAAATCATTAACGAAGCTTCA